The Thermasporomyces composti region GAACCACGCAGACCGCGAAACCGGAGGTTGACGCGCCGGCCCTGCGCAAGGAGCTGGCCAAGGTCGTCCGTGGGCCCGTGCGCTTCGACGCCGCGAGCCGTGCCATGTGGAGCGCGGACGCCTCCAACTACCGGCACGTGCCGATCGGAGTGGTCCAGCCCTACGACACCGACGACGTGCTCGCCACGATCGAGGTGTGCCATCGCCTCGGCGTCCCGATCCTGCCGCGCGGCGCCGGCACCAGCATCGGCGGCCAGGCGGTCAACACCGCGGTCGTGCTCGACTTCAGCCGCTACCTCAACGCGATCCTGGAGATCGACCCCGACCGCCGACGGGCGCGCGTCCAACCGGGCGTCGTGCTCGACGACCTGCGCCGGGCGGCCAGCCGGCACGGCCTGACGTTCGGACCGGACCCGTCCACCCACAACCGCTGCACCCTCGGCGGCATGATCGGCAACAACGCGTGCGGCGCCCACTCGGTCGCGTGGGGCAAGACCGTCGACAACGTGGCCTCCCTCGACGTGGTCCTCGCCGACGGAACCCGGCTCACCGTGGGCCCCACCTCCGACGAGGAGCTCGCCCGACGGTGCGAGGAACCCGGGCGGGTCGGTCGGCTCTACCGGGCACTGCGCGCCCTGCGTGACCAGTACGGTCCTCGGATCGAGGAGCTGTACGGCGACCCGGCCCAGGCCGGCCCGGCGCACTCCACCCTCACCCGGAGAGTCTCCGGCTACAACCTGGACCAGCTCCTGCCGACGGCCGGCTTCGACCTGGCGAAGGCTCTCGTGGGCACCGAGGGCACGTGCGCCACGATCCTGGAGGCCGAGGTCCGCCTGGTCGAGGCGCCGGCGGCCCGGACGCTCGTCGTCCTCGGCTTCCCCGACCAGTTCGTGGCCGCCGACCACGTCCTGCCCCTCCTCGACCTTCGCCCTCTGGCGATCGAAAGCGTCGACGCCACGATCGTCGACATCGTGCGGTCCCGGAACCCGGCGAACCCCGCGCTCGACAGCCTGCCGGCCGGCGGCGCGTGGCTCTACGTGGAGACCGGTGGGGAGTCGCCGGCCGAGGCCGAGGAGCGCGCCCGCGAGGTCGCCCGAGCGATGGAGAAGTACGGCGCCACCAGCCTGGTCGTCACCGACCCGGCGCAGGCGCGAGCGCTGTGGCGCATTCGCGAGGACGGCGCCGGCAGCACGACCCGACTGCCCGACGGCGGTGAGGCGTGGCCCGGCTGGGAGGACGCCGCCGTCCCGCCGGACCGGCTCGGCTCGTACCTGCGTGGCTTCGACGCGCTCATGAAGGAGCACGGTCGGCAGGGCATCTACTACGGGCACTTCGGCGACGGCTGCATCCACATCCGCATCGACTTCGACCTGCTCACCGAGCGGGGAATCGCCGACTTCCGGAGGTTCATCGAGGAGGCCGCCGACCTGGTCACCGAGCACGGCGGCTCGCTCTCCGGCGAGCACGGCGACGGCCAGGCCCGGGCGGAGCTGCTGAACCGTATGTACCCGCCGGACATCCTCACCGCGTTCGCGGAGTTCAAGCGGGCGTTCGACCCCGACGGGCTCATGAACCCCCACCGCATCGTCGACCCCGCCCGGCTGGACGACGACCTCCGTGTCTTCGTCGCCCCGCCCACCCTGCGCGGTGGCACGACTCTGGCGTTCTCCCACGACCGCGACGGCTTCGTCGGCGCGACGCGACGGTGCATGGGTGTCGGGAGGTGCCTGTCCGCCCAGGGCGGCGTCATGTGCCCCAGCTACCGGGTAACCCGGGAGGAGAAGCACTCCACCCGCGGCCGGGCTCGCCTGCTGTTCGAGATGGCCTCCGGCCAGGTCATCCAGGGCGGCTGGCGGTCGACGGAGGTCCGCGAGGCCCTGGACCTGTGTCTGTCGTGCAAGGGCTGCAAGACCGACTGCCCGGTCAACGTCGACATGGCCAGCTACAAGGCCGAGTTCCTGAGCAAGCACTACGCGGGGAGGATCCGGCCGGCGTCCCACTACTCCATGGGATGGCTGCCCGCGTGGCTGCGGCTCGCGGCGCCCTTCGCCCGGATGGTGAACGCCGCGGCACGGCGACCCGCGCTGGCGCGCCTGGCCAAGAAGCTCGGCGGCATCGCGCCGGAACGCGAGATCCCGACACTGGCTGAGGAGACGTTCGTCCGCTGGTTCCGGAGCCGGACGCCCACCGCGGTGCCCGACGACGCGCCTCGTGTGCTGCTGTGGCCGGACACCTTCACCAACGGCTTCGACCCGGCCCTGGGGAAGGACGCGGTCGCCGTGCTCGAGTCCCTCGGCTACCGCGTGGAGATTCCCGACAAGCCGGTGTGCTGCGGTCTGACCTGGGTGTCGACCGGTCAGCTCGGTGTCGCCAAGCGCGTGCTGCGGCGGACCGTCCGGGTCCTCAAGCCGTGGCTCGACGCCGGTGTGCCCGTCGTGGGGCTCGAACCGAGCTGCACGGCGCTGTTCCGGGGCGAGCTGACGGAGCTGCTGCCCGACGACCCCGACGCGGCCGCGTTGGCCAGGCGCACCACGACGTTCGCCGAGCTGCTCGCGAACCACGTGGACGACCTTCAGGTTCGCAACCCGGGCCAGCGGGCGCTCGTGCAGGTCCACTGCCACCAGCACGCCGACCTGGGCTACACCGCTGACCGAAAGGTCCTGCGCGCTCTGGGCGTGGATGCGGAAGTCCTCGACTCCGGCTGCTGCGGCCTGGCCGGCAACTTCGGCTTCGAGAAGGGCCACTACGAGGTGTCGATGGCCTGCGCCGAACGCGTCCTGCTCCCGGCGGTCCGGGCGGCCGGCGACGACGTGGCCGTCCTCGCCGACGGGTTCAGCTGCCGGACCCAGGTCCGACAGGCCAGCGAGCGCGAACCCGTCCACCTGGCGCAGCTCGCCGCCCGTGCGCTCGGTGTCGGGCCCGCCAGCGGCGCGTCGGATGAGCAGGCGCCCACCGACCGGCCCCGGGCGTCGGGCGAGGGCGACACCTGATCCGAGACGTACGGCAGGATGCGTGCGTGGACTCCATCTGGCTGCTACGCCTCGACGCGGACGGTGACGGTCCTCGCCTCGCCGTCAAGGACTGCATCGACGTGGCGGGGACGCCGACGACCGTGGGCTGCCGGGCGATCGCCGAGGACGCGGTCCCGGCCGCCCTCGACGCGCCCGTCGTAGCCACCGCCCGGCAGCAAGGCGCCCGCGTGGTCGGCAAGACCAATCTCGTCGAGCTGTGCCGGCACGCCGACGGCGTGAACCCCTGGACGGGCACACCGCCGAACCCGCTCGACCCGACGCGCATCCCGGGCGGCTCCTCCAGCGGCTCGGCCGTGGCCGTCGCCCGGGACGAGGCCGACGTGGCCTACGGCACCGACACGGGCGGATCGGTCCGGGTGCCGGCGGCCTGCTGCGGCATCGTCGGCCTCAAGACGACCGCGGGCCGGGTCCCCACCCACGGCGTGTTCGAGTTCTCCCGCACGCTCGACACGGTCGGACCGATGGCCCGGGACGTCGCGGGGACCACGCTCGGTATGCAGTTGCTCGAGCCGGAATTCGAGACCGCCAGCCTCGACGACGTCCCACTCACCGTGGCGCGCCTGCGGTTCCCGGGCGTCGACCCTACGATCGACGCGGCCGTCGACCGTGCCCTGAAGCTCGCGGGCTGCACGATCACCGAGACCCAGCTGCCTGAGTGGGACACGTGGGTGAACGCCGCCAACGAGCTCATGGTCTACGAGGGGTACTGGGCGCACCGGCACCTCCTCGCTCGGGCCGACCGGCTCGAACCCCGGCACGCGACCGATATCGCCAGCGCCGCCGAGATCAGCCCGCGACGGGTCGTCGACTGCCGCCGGGTCGGCGTCGCGGCGACGGCGCGGCTGACCGCCCTGCTGGACCAGCACACCGTCCTGGCGCTGCCGACGATGGCGATGGAACCGCCGAGGTTGGGAGAACGCGCACGGACCACCTACCTCACGGTGCCGTTCAACCTCACCGGTCTGCCGGCGCTGGCGCTCCCGATCCCTCGAGCCGGCTCGCGACTTCCCGCGTCGCTGCAGCTCGTCGGCGCGCCGTACCAGGAGGAGGTCCTGCTCGCCCTCGGCGCGCACATCGAGGCCGCCCTGGCGGCGGAGGTGACGGGCTAGCCGGGCACGGGATCGTCGCGCTCAGGTCTCGACGGCGACGAGCGCCGTCATGGCCTCCCGTTCGAGCTGGGCGATCTCCGACAGCACCGCGGACGCGTCGCGCAGCCGACCCTCGTCACCGGACTCTCCCGCCTGAGCGATCAGGCCGGCCACCTCGGTCCACAGCGTCGCGGCCCGCCCGTAGCGCTCGTGGCCGACCCGGACGGCCTCGTCGTCGATCAGCTCCGCGCACTCGGCCAGGAAGTCCCGGTAGAGGTTGCGGAACAGCGCGCCGCCCGTGCCGCCTCGCTCCATGAGCGCGGCGACCTGGGGCAGGTCCCGGGCTGGGTCGGCGCTTCGGTCGAGCCAGGTGACGACGAGCTTGGCGGCCTTGGCGATGCCCCTGTGGCCCAGGTTGGCGATCGGTGGGTCCAGGAAGGTCGACGCGCAGTCCCGGATCGCCGCGGCCGCCGCCTCCCGCAACGGAGGCAGCGTGGCCGGAACGGTGACGGTGAACGACCTGTTCGGCGCCGCCATGGGACCGCGCTCGGCTCGGGCGGCGGCCAAGCTCTCCAGATCGACGGTCACCGCACCGCCCTGCTGGTCCGTGTCGACCACGTAGGCGCGCTCGTCGTCGTACCCGTACATCGCCACCATGTGGCCGGCGAAGTGCACCCGAGGCGGGGTGAAGTAGGGCAAGTGGTAGCTGTCGAGCTGCAGCCCCACGGGGCGGCCCGCGTCGAGCTGGCTCGTCACGTTCTGCCACGCCTTGCGGCGGGAGGACGTCTCCTGCGTCGACAGGGCGAGCCCGAGACGGTCACAGAGGTTCGTGGTGAGCTCGAAGGGCCGCACCCGTCCGCCGAGAAACGGCATGGGCATCCCCTTGCGATCCCAGTAGATGAACGACAGGCCGGCGCCGAGCCCGAACATCATGGGCTCCGAGAGCTCCAGGCCCTGGTGGCGCAGCAGCACGCCGAGGGTGGAGGTCTCGCAGTGCTGCAGCCCACGGCGAGGGGCGTCCTCGAGGATCATCCGCGTCTCCTGTCGTTCGGGGACAGCGGCCATGCTGACAGCTTCCCCCGACAGCTCCGCCACCCGGGGGCCCCACCGGTGGTGAGGCACGGACGGTGAGCCGACGGTGAGGAGACGAGGAGCCGCCCGGCCCGGTCAGCCCTGGGCCATGTCGACGAACCGCTGGTAGTGGCCCTGGAACGCCACCGTGATCGTGGCGGTCGGGCCGTTGCGGTGCTTGGCGATGATGAAGTCGGCCTCGCCGGGGCGGGAGGACTCCCGCTCATAGGCGTCCTCGCGGTGGAGCAGGATCACCATGTCCGCGTCCTGCTCGATGCTGCCGCTCTCGCGGAGGTCGGCCAGCATCGGCCGCTTGTCCGTGCGCTGCTCCGGGCTCCGGTTGAGCTGCGACAGGGCGACCACCGGAACACCCAGCTCCTTCGCCAGCAGCTTGAGGTTCCGGGAGAACTCCGCGACCTCGACCTGGCGGCTCTCGACCTTCTTGCCCGACGTCATCAGCTGCAGGTAGTCGACGATGACCAGCCGGAGGTCGTGGCGCTGTCGCAGGCGCCGGCACTTCGCCCGGATCTCCATGAGCGTCATGTTGGGCGAGTCGTCGATGAACAGCGGTGCGCCGGACACCTCGCCCATCTTGCGGGCGAGCTTGGCCCAGTCGTCGTCGCTCATCGTTCCTTGCCGCATGTGCTGCAGCGGGACGCGCGCCTCCGCCGACAGCAGCCGCATGGTGATCTCGGTGCGGCTCATCTCCAGCGAGAAGATCACCGAGGCGAGGTTGTTGTGGATGGCCGCCGCGCGGGCCAGGTTGAGCGCGAGGATCGACTTGCCGACGCCGGGGCGAGCGGCGATGACGATGAGCTGGCCGGGGTGGAGGCCGTTGGTGAGGGCGTCGAGGTCGGCGAAGCCGGTGGGAACGCCCACCATGCTGTCGCGAGCGCCGATCGCCTCGATCTCGTCGAGGGTCGCCTCCATGATCTCGCTGAGCGGCGCGTAGTCCTCGCTGGTCCGGCGCTCGGTGACGTTGTAGATCTCGGCTTGGGCGCGGTCGACGATGTCGTCGACGTCGCCGTCGCCGGCGTACGCCATCTGGGTGATCTTGGTGCCGGCCTCGACCAGCCGCCGCAGGATCGCCTTCTCGCGCACGATCGCGGCGTAGTAGCTGGCGTTCGCGGCTGACGGCACCGAGGCGATGAGGGTGTGGAGGTACGGCGCGCCACCGACGCGAGTGAGCTCCCCCCTGCGCTGCAGCTCCGCTGCCACCGTGACGGCATCGGCCGGCTCGCCTCGGCCGTAGAGGTCGAGGATCGCCTCGAAAACCGTCTCGTGTGCCGGACGGTAGAAGTCCGAGCCGCGGACCTCCTCGATCACGTCCGCGATCGCGTCCTTCGACAGCATCATGCTGCCCAGGACGCACTGCTCGGCGGCGACGTCGTGCGGCGGCACCCGGTCGGCCACGCCAGCGACGCGGGAAACGGGAAACTCGCTCACGCTCACAGCCGCTCGTTCCCTCCCGAGATCTCCCGTGACGACGCCGTCGGACGCTCGTCCACCTGAGCCGGTGTAGCGCAGGGCACCGACAGGTGACCGGCCGGGGAAGCCCAGCGGCTGGTCAGCGGGGGTGGGGGGTGAGGGTCCGACGTGAGGTACGACGCTACGCGCACCTCATCGGGATGGAGAAACTCGTCCTCCACAGCCCCTGTGGGTGAACCCCGCGAAGCCTGGGGACCGCTTGGGGATGAGCTGTGCACAGCGTGTGGATGAGACTGTGGACAACTGTGGGTCATGTCGGGCATCCGGCCTTCTGCCTGCGCGATCGCCGTCCCCACGCTGTGGATGACAGAAAGTCGGCCGGCACGGCAGAAAACTCATGCCTCGGCTGCCCGTCCTCGGGTGGCCTCCCACCCCTGGCGGCGACAGCCCGTTCCCGGTCACCGACGCCAGCCGGCATGATGGGGCGGTGCCCCCTGCTGTCTCCACCCGGCCAGGGTTGCGCCTGCGCGACCCGCACGACCGCGAGATCCTGCGGCTCGCCGTGCCCGCCTTCGGCGCGTTGGTCGCCGAGCCGCTCTACCTCCTCGCCGACTCCGCCATCGTGGGGCACCTCGGCACCCCGCAGCTCGCCGCCCTGGGGCTCGCGGGGACGGCCATCCAGACGCTCGTCGGGCTCTTCGTCTTCCTGGCGTACGCCACGACGGCCTCGGTCGCCCGCCAGCTGGGGGCGGGTGACATGCGCACGGCGCTGCGCTTCGGTGTGGACGGGCTGTGGCTTGCGCTCGGCCTCGGAGTGGCCTTGGCCCTCCTCGGTGTGCTCGTGGCCCCGACGGTGGTCGACGCGTTCGACCCCTCGCCGGCGGTCCACGGGCACGCCGTCACGTACCTGCGGGTGGCGGTCCTCGGCATGCCGGGCCTCCTGCTCACCTTCGCCGGCACCGGTGTGCTGCGTGGACTCCAGGACACCCGGACGCCGCTGTGGATCGCCGCGTGCAGCTACCTCGGCAACATCGTCCTCAACGTCACGTTCGTCTACGGCCTCGGCTGGGGGATCGCCGGCTCGGCGTGGGGGACGGTCCTGGCGCAGACCGGCGGCGCCATCGCCTTGGGCGTGGTCGTCGTCCGCGGCGCCCGCCGCCACGGCGCCTCCCTCCGCCCCGACCTGGCAGGCATCCGCGCGTCCGCTCACGCCGGTGTCCCGCTCTTGGTCCGCACTCTCACGCTGAGGGTGGCGATCCTGGCTGCCACCTACGTCGCGACGTCCCTCGGCGACACCGCTCTCGCCGCGCACCAGGTGGCGTTCACGTTGTGGAGCACGCTGGCGTTCGCGCTCGACGCCATCGCGATCGCGGGCCAGGCCATCGTGGGCCGGTACCTGGGCGCCGCCGACGTGGCCCGGGCGCGCGCCGCGACCCGTCGGATGATCGAGTGGGGCGTGGCGGCCGGGGCGGTGTTCGGCGTGGTGATGGTGCTCGCCAGGCCGCTGTACGTGTCCCTGTTCACCCGTGACCTCGACGTGCAGGCGCTGCTCGCGAGCGTGGTCCTCCTCTTCCTCGTGTTCGAGCCGGTCGCCGGCGTGGTGTTCGTCCTCGACGGCGTGCTCATCGGCGCGGGTGACGGTCGCTACCTCGCCTACGCGGGGGTGTGGACGCTCGTGGCGTTCCTTCCCCTCGCCGGTCTCGTCCTGCTCACCCACGGCGGGCTGGTCGCCTTGTGGTGGGCGTTCGGGGGCTTCATGGTCGCCCGCCTGGTCACCTTGGTCGTCCGTATCCGTGGGAACCAGTGGCTGGTGACCGGCCCGGACGCGAAGACCCGAAGCCACGCCTGAGGAGCGTTCCTCACCGTCCGGTAGCCTCCACGCGACGGTGAGCAGTCGAGATCAGCCTCCGGGCCGTGCGATGCGGCCGCAGGCCTCGCCGCCCCGGGTCGAGCTGGCGACCGGCTGACCGTGACTGTGACGTGTCGACGGTGACGAGGGGGCATCGGTGTCGTCGGACCGCATCCGAGGGATCGTCGAGCACCCGTGGTTCACCCACGGCATCACCGCGCTCATCGTGGCGAACGCGGTCACGCTCGGACTCGAGACGTCACCGGCGATCGTCAGCTCGGTCGGCCCTCTGTTGCACTGGTTCGACCGGATCGCCTTGACGATCTTCGTCGTCGAGCTGGTGCTGCGCATGCTGGCCTACCGGGAACGGTTCTTCCGTGACGCGTGGAGCCTCTTCGACCTGACCGTGGTGGCGATCGCGCTCGTCCCCGCGACCGGACCGTTCGCGGTGGTGCGGGCGCTGCGCGTGCTGCGGGCGCTGCGCGTGGTGTCGCGGGTGCCGTCCATGCGGCGCGTCATCGAAGGGCTGCTGGGGGCGCTCCCCGGGATGCTGTCCACCGGCGCCCTGCTGGGCCTGGTGCTCTACATCGCCGCCGTCATGGCGACCGGGCTGTTCGGCTCCGTCGCCCCCGACCACTTCGGCAACCTCGGCACGACGCTGTTCACGCTCTTCCAGGTGATGACGGGTGAGGCCTGGCCCGACATCGCGGACGAGGTGATGGCGGAGCTGCCGTGGGCTTGGGTCTTCTTCGTCACCTACATCCTGGTGTCGAGCTTCGCGGTGCTGAACCTCTTCATCGCCGTCGTCGTCAACGGGATGGAGAGCGAGATCGCGGCCGAGCAGCGCGCCGAGGCTGCCAGGGACTGGGCCGCGGAGAAGGAACGCGACCGGATCATGCTCGAGGAGCTACGAGCGCTCCGTGCCGAGATCGCCGCGCTCCGGCAAGGCGACAGTCGAGAGCGCGACGTGCGCGTTCCCGACTCCGGAGCGTGATCACGGCACGGCGACGACATCTATCCACAACGGCCTGACGGGACCTGTGGAAATCGGGCCGAAGCCCGCGTGGAAGATCGACAGCGCCCCTGTGGACAACGCTGTGAACAACCCTAGGACGGGTCGTACCATCGACCCGCCCTAGGTTACGGACAGTGAGAACTACGCTGCCGGAACGACCTCGAGAGCAAGCGTCGCGCTCAGCTCCGGGTGAAGCCGAACCGAGACCTGGTGGCTGCCCAGCGTCTTGATCGGGTTCGCGATCTCGATTCGACGCTTGTCGATCTGCGGGCCCCCGGCCTGCTTGACCGCCTCCACGATGTCGGCCGGCGTGACCGAGCCGAACAGGCGCCCGCTCGCGCCGGACCGCGCCGGGACCGTGATCGTCAGGCCCTCCAGCTGCGCCTTCACCTCACGAGCCTGGTCGAGGTCACGGATCTGCCGGACCTCGCGAGCCTTCCGAATCGCGGCGACCTGCTTCTCGCCGCCCTTCGTCCAGCGGATGGCCAGGCCACGCGGCATGAGGTAGTTGCGGCCGTAGCCGTCCTTGACCTCGACGATGTCACCGGGCCCGCCGAGGCCGGACACCTCCTGAGTCAAGATGAGCTTCATCGGTGCGACCTCCTCGTCAACGGGCCGTGCTGGTGTACGGCAGGAGCGCCATCTCGCGAGCGTTCTTGATGGCGGTCGCGACGTCACGCTGGTGTTGGGTGCAGTTGCCGGTCACGCGGCGCGCACGGATCTTGCCGCGGTCGGAGATGAACTTCCGCAGCAGGGTCGTGTCCTTGTAGTCGACGTAGGAGATCTTCTCCTTGCAGAACACGCAAACCTTCTTCTTCGGTTTGCGAACAGCAGTCTTGGCCATCGTGGTGCTCCTTCACGAGCCCCGCGCGAGGCGGGAATGGTCACGGGTGCTGGCTCGATGGGTGGTGCGGCTAGAACGGCGGCTCGTCGTACGAGCCACCCGCCGGGCCACCGCCCCACGGGTCGCTGGCCTGGGGAGCGCCACCAGCCGCGGGCGTCTGCCACGGGTCGTCGCCACCGAAGCCACCTTGGGACCGCGTGGTCTTGGTGACCTTGGCCGTGGCGTTCCGCAGGCTGGGACCCACCTCGTCGACCTCGACCTCGTAGACGGTGCGGCGCTCACCCTCGCGAGTCTCGTAGGACCGCTGCTTCAGCCGTCCCTGGACGATGAC contains the following coding sequences:
- a CDS encoding MATE family efflux transporter gives rise to the protein MPPAVSTRPGLRLRDPHDREILRLAVPAFGALVAEPLYLLADSAIVGHLGTPQLAALGLAGTAIQTLVGLFVFLAYATTASVARQLGAGDMRTALRFGVDGLWLALGLGVALALLGVLVAPTVVDAFDPSPAVHGHAVTYLRVAVLGMPGLLLTFAGTGVLRGLQDTRTPLWIAACSYLGNIVLNVTFVYGLGWGIAGSAWGTVLAQTGGAIALGVVVVRGARRHGASLRPDLAGIRASAHAGVPLLVRTLTLRVAILAATYVATSLGDTALAAHQVAFTLWSTLAFALDAIAIAGQAIVGRYLGAADVARARAATRRMIEWGVAAGAVFGVVMVLARPLYVSLFTRDLDVQALLASVVLLFLVFEPVAGVVFVLDGVLIGAGDGRYLAYAGVWTLVAFLPLAGLVLLTHGGLVALWWAFGGFMVARLVTLVVRIRGNQWLVTGPDAKTRSHA
- a CDS encoding ion transporter, which translates into the protein MSSDRIRGIVEHPWFTHGITALIVANAVTLGLETSPAIVSSVGPLLHWFDRIALTIFVVELVLRMLAYRERFFRDAWSLFDLTVVAIALVPATGPFAVVRALRVLRALRVVSRVPSMRRVIEGLLGALPGMLSTGALLGLVLYIAAVMATGLFGSVAPDHFGNLGTTLFTLFQVMTGEAWPDIADEVMAELPWAWVFFVTYILVSSFAVLNLFIAVVVNGMESEIAAEQRAEAARDWAAEKERDRIMLEELRALRAEIAALRQGDSRERDVRVPDSGA
- a CDS encoding amidase codes for the protein MDSIWLLRLDADGDGPRLAVKDCIDVAGTPTTVGCRAIAEDAVPAALDAPVVATARQQGARVVGKTNLVELCRHADGVNPWTGTPPNPLDPTRIPGGSSSGSAVAVARDEADVAYGTDTGGSVRVPAACCGIVGLKTTAGRVPTHGVFEFSRTLDTVGPMARDVAGTTLGMQLLEPEFETASLDDVPLTVARLRFPGVDPTIDAAVDRALKLAGCTITETQLPEWDTWVNAANELMVYEGYWAHRHLLARADRLEPRHATDIASAAEISPRRVVDCRRVGVAATARLTALLDQHTVLALPTMAMEPPRLGERARTTYLTVPFNLTGLPALALPIPRAGSRLPASLQLVGAPYQEEVLLALGAHIEAALAAEVTG
- a CDS encoding FAD-binding and (Fe-S)-binding domain-containing protein: MPRTTQTAKPEVDAPALRKELAKVVRGPVRFDAASRAMWSADASNYRHVPIGVVQPYDTDDVLATIEVCHRLGVPILPRGAGTSIGGQAVNTAVVLDFSRYLNAILEIDPDRRRARVQPGVVLDDLRRAASRHGLTFGPDPSTHNRCTLGGMIGNNACGAHSVAWGKTVDNVASLDVVLADGTRLTVGPTSDEELARRCEEPGRVGRLYRALRALRDQYGPRIEELYGDPAQAGPAHSTLTRRVSGYNLDQLLPTAGFDLAKALVGTEGTCATILEAEVRLVEAPAARTLVVLGFPDQFVAADHVLPLLDLRPLAIESVDATIVDIVRSRNPANPALDSLPAGGAWLYVETGGESPAEAEERAREVARAMEKYGATSLVVTDPAQARALWRIREDGAGSTTRLPDGGEAWPGWEDAAVPPDRLGSYLRGFDALMKEHGRQGIYYGHFGDGCIHIRIDFDLLTERGIADFRRFIEEAADLVTEHGGSLSGEHGDGQARAELLNRMYPPDILTAFAEFKRAFDPDGLMNPHRIVDPARLDDDLRVFVAPPTLRGGTTLAFSHDRDGFVGATRRCMGVGRCLSAQGGVMCPSYRVTREEKHSTRGRARLLFEMASGQVIQGGWRSTEVREALDLCLSCKGCKTDCPVNVDMASYKAEFLSKHYAGRIRPASHYSMGWLPAWLRLAAPFARMVNAAARRPALARLAKKLGGIAPEREIPTLAEETFVRWFRSRTPTAVPDDAPRVLLWPDTFTNGFDPALGKDAVAVLESLGYRVEIPDKPVCCGLTWVSTGQLGVAKRVLRRTVRVLKPWLDAGVPVVGLEPSCTALFRGELTELLPDDPDAAALARRTTTFAELLANHVDDLQVRNPGQRALVQVHCHQHADLGYTADRKVLRALGVDAEVLDSGCCGLAGNFGFEKGHYEVSMACAERVLLPAVRAAGDDVAVLADGFSCRTQVRQASEREPVHLAQLAARALGVGPASGASDEQAPTDRPRASGEGDT
- a CDS encoding BtrH N-terminal domain-containing protein — protein: MAAVPERQETRMILEDAPRRGLQHCETSTLGVLLRHQGLELSEPMMFGLGAGLSFIYWDRKGMPMPFLGGRVRPFELTTNLCDRLGLALSTQETSSRRKAWQNVTSQLDAGRPVGLQLDSYHLPYFTPPRVHFAGHMVAMYGYDDERAYVVDTDQQGGAVTVDLESLAAARAERGPMAAPNRSFTVTVPATLPPLREAAAAAIRDCASTFLDPPIANLGHRGIAKAAKLVVTWLDRSADPARDLPQVAALMERGGTGGALFRNLYRDFLAECAELIDDEAVRVGHERYGRAATLWTEVAGLIAQAGESGDEGRLRDASAVLSEIAQLEREAMTALVAVET
- the dnaB gene encoding replicative DNA helicase, translated to MSEFPVSRVAGVADRVPPHDVAAEQCVLGSMMLSKDAIADVIEEVRGSDFYRPAHETVFEAILDLYGRGEPADAVTVAAELQRRGELTRVGGAPYLHTLIASVPSAANASYYAAIVREKAILRRLVEAGTKITQMAYAGDGDVDDIVDRAQAEIYNVTERRTSEDYAPLSEIMEATLDEIEAIGARDSMVGVPTGFADLDALTNGLHPGQLIVIAARPGVGKSILALNLARAAAIHNNLASVIFSLEMSRTEITMRLLSAEARVPLQHMRQGTMSDDDWAKLARKMGEVSGAPLFIDDSPNMTLMEIRAKCRRLRQRHDLRLVIVDYLQLMTSGKKVESRQVEVAEFSRNLKLLAKELGVPVVALSQLNRSPEQRTDKRPMLADLRESGSIEQDADMVILLHREDAYERESSRPGEADFIIAKHRNGPTATITVAFQGHYQRFVDMAQG
- the rplI gene encoding 50S ribosomal protein L9; its protein translation is MKLILTQEVSGLGGPGDIVEVKDGYGRNYLMPRGLAIRWTKGGEKQVAAIRKAREVRQIRDLDQAREVKAQLEGLTITVPARSGASGRLFGSVTPADIVEAVKQAGGPQIDKRRIEIANPIKTLGSHQVSVRLHPELSATLALEVVPAA
- the rpsR gene encoding 30S ribosomal protein S18 yields the protein MAKTAVRKPKKKVCVFCKEKISYVDYKDTTLLRKFISDRGKIRARRVTGNCTQHQRDVATAIKNAREMALLPYTSTAR
- a CDS encoding single-stranded DNA-binding protein, whose amino-acid sequence is MAGDTVITLVGNLVDDPELRFTPSGAAVANFRVASTPRTYDRQAGEWKDGETLFLTCNVWRQAAENVAESLQRGMRVIVQGRLKQRSYETREGERRTVYEVEVDEVGPSLRNATAKVTKTTRSQGGFGGDDPWQTPAAGGAPQASDPWGGGPAGGSYDEPPF